A region of the Peredibacter starrii genome:
TGTTGTTAATGGAACAATTCAGAATTGCTATTCTCGAGGTACAGTAACTGGATCGACCTCGGGTTTTTTGGGTTTTATTGATCCAGGCACAAATACTTTTGCCAGCAACTATTATGATACAGCCAAGGCCGCTAATGCGAGTGTTGGATTAGCTTCAGGGCAAATTGAAGCCGTATCTGATGCTGCTTTAAAAACTCAAGCTACATTCGTGAACTGGAACTTCGTCGTAGTTTGGAATGTGGATGCGAGTGGGTATCCGGCGCTCCAAATTGGAAGACCACCTGGCATGTTCTACGTATCCCCATCTGGTAATGATTCCAACCCCGGGACTCAGGCCGCTCCTTGGCGAAGTCTTACATTTGCAGGAAATGAGGCCATCGCTGGTGATACGATTTATCTTAGAGATGGTATTCATGATTCACGTTTAGTGGTTGTTAATTCCGGTAATAGCACCGATGGTCCAATAACGTTTAGAAATTTTCCTGGCGAGACCCCGATTATAGATGGGACCTTAGTGACTCATCCAACTGGCACTACATTCGGGTTAGTCGAAGGTCGTCACGTTTCATACATTACTGTTGCTGGTCTCGAGATTAAAGGTACTGTATTAAGTAGTGCCACTACTGTGCCAACTGGAATTTATTTCTCGGGTCGAGGCTCTAATATCTCTATCGAAAGCAATAACATCTATGGTGTAACAAATAATGATGCTAACGGAAATGCCCATGGCATCCTGATCTCTGGTGATGATCCTATTCCAATGACCACCATCAATATTGGTGGAAATCAGGTGCATAATCTGGTGCTTGGATTTAGTGAGAGTGTGGTCGTGAATGGTAACGTGGATGGCTTTTGGATTGCGGGAAATTCCATCTATGATAATAACAACATTGCTATTGATGTAATTGGACACGAAGGAACATGCTCTGGATGTGGAGAAAATGATCGTGCCCGAAACGGAAACATCTATAGTAACACTATCTATGGAATTACTGCTGCAAGTAACCCTGCCTATGGTGGTTCTTTAGGTGCAGTCGGGGTTTATGTTGATGGAGGGAAGGACATCATTATCGATGGGAACCTCATTTATAACAGCGACTATGGAATTGAACTGGCTTCTGAGAAAACTGGGGGAACTTTCTTTGCTGATCGAGTTTTAGTTCGAAATAACATTGTTGGTCTCAATAATCTTGCTGGTCTTACAATGGGCGGGTACACCTCGACCCGAGGTGGTTGCAGAGAGTGTTATATTTATAACAATACATTCTTCAATAACAACACGGCCAACGATGGAGCTGGTGAGATTTACATTCAACATAACAACCAAAATGTGAGTGTTGGTAACAATATCATGTATGCCGGAGCTGAAAACATCATGGTTTACATGAGTGGTGGATCAAATACTGCTATTTCTTTCGATTACAATTTGTATCATACCGCTTCCGGAACTAAATCGTGGCGTTTCAACGGAACGAATTACTCATCGCTCGCTGCTTTTCAGGCCGGTACTGGATTAGAAGCGCATGCAAATCAGGGAGATCCTTTATTTATTAATCCCGGCAGTGCGAATTTTACTCCTGGAGCAGGCTCTCCGGCGATCGATACTGGTTTTACTTTCGCTTCGGAAGAAAATGGATTGAGAGATTATGAAGGAAACGTCAGATCTTGGGGCGCGGGAACTGATCGAGGGGCCGTCGAAGCTGGCGCGCCTTATTACACGCCTTAAGAATCAGAAAGCGGTTTGAAATAACCGTGTCCAAGAAGAACAAGATTTCTGCGAATAAAATTACGACGTCTTAAAACGAAGTTCGTTGGCTTCTTAGGACTCCAACGACGAGGGTTAGGAAGAATAGCTGCGAATAGTTGTGCTTCACCTTGAGCAAGTTTGCTCGCAGGTTTTTTCCAGTAGTATTGAGAAGCGGCTTCAGCACCATAAATACCATGACCTAATTCAATCACGTTCAAATAAACTTCCAGAATACGCTTCTTGTCCCACATCGCTTCAATCAGAACCGTGAAGTAAACTTCAAGGCCCTTTCTCAAATAAGTTCTTGAAGGGTAGAGGAACACGTTCTTGGCAGTTTGCTGAGAAATGGTAGAAGCACCCATCTTAACTTTACGACGTTTGTTAGCATCGATCGCTTTGGCGATGGCCTCAAAATCAAAACCATTATGTGATAAGAACTTTGGATCTTCTGAAGCGATCACTGCCTTTTGTAAATGCGGAGAGATTTCTTCAATGGGAGTCCAGTCTTTGTGAACAGAGACCCATTTACCATCAAGTGCATATTCAGCAGAACGAAGAAGAACTAGTGGAGTGGCGTAGATTGGTAACCAACGGTAGGCCAAAACGGTCAGGGCAGTTGAAACAAAAAAGGCGAAAACACTCCACAAGAAGATCTTGTGCAGTTTCTTTGCGACCGGTTTTACTTTTGCGTATCCTCTGCGGATGTAGCCCATATCAAAAATTCAATTCAAAATGTGAGAAGTTTCCCTCTCTAATAATTAAAAAAAGCAGACTCGTCTCTGATTATATTTTAAGTCAGGTAAATTGTACTCGAAGGCACATTTTCCCCGGCTTGACCCTGAGACTCGGCTTTTTCTATGAATAAAGTGTAATGATTTTTTGTACTTAGACCAGAAAACTCTGCAATTTTGCGCAAATTGTCACTGTGGGTCATGTTTGCTACTCTACCATGACTTTTTTACAGGTTAGCAGGGGTATCCGCATGACATTTCCCTCTGAATCCACTAGAAAGTTCCAATTCAAAAAATAGGTGCACGAATGAGTCTCGATACAAAAAAATTCCAAGAGAAATCTCTCTACTTTACCTCATTGGGTTGTTCTAAGAACTTAGTTGATTCACAAGTTATGTTGGGTCACCTAAAACTCGATGGTTTCACAATCGCTCAAGCTCCAGAAGATGCTGAAGTGATTATCGTTAACACATGTTCATTTGTTGAGGCTGCGAAAGTTGAATCAATTGAAACAGTTTTAGATCTAGCGACTTACAAAGAAGATGGTAAGTGCCAGGCGCTTGTTATGTCAGGTTGTATGGCCCAAAGATATGCGGGTGAGCTTGAAGCTGAAATGCCAGAAATCGATATGTTCATCGGTACAGGTGAATATCACAAGATCGTTCCACTTCTTAAAGCAATGGAAGATGGAAAACTTGAAAAGAAATCATTCGTAGAAATTCCAAAATTCATTCACACTGAATTCGATCCTCGTCTGAATACTTCTCCATTCTATATGGCATGGTTAAAAATCTCAGAAGGATGTAACCGTAACTGTACTTTCTGTATTATCCCGACTCTTCGTGGAAAACTTCGCTCTCGTACAGTTGATTCACTTGTTGCTGAAGCTGAACAGCTGGCAAAAACAGGTGTGCGTGAGTTGAACCTTATCTCTCAAGACTTCTCTGATTACGGCGTTGATCTAGAGGGCGGCGGGAAGAAAGACGGCAAAAACCCAATGATCTATGAGCTTCTTTCTCGTCTTGAGAAAGTTGAAGGCATTGATTGGGTACGCGTATTTTACTTCTACCCGGATGATTTAACTGAAGACGTGATGGACCTTATGGCCTCGTCTAAGAAGATCACAAAGTATCTTGATATGCCAGTTCAGCATTTTGCTGATGGTGTGTTAAAGAGAATGAATAGACGTGTAACTGAAGAAGTTATCCACCAAAAAATTAAAACTCTTCGCGAGAAGATTCCAGGAATCGTTCTTAGAACTTCGATCATCGTAGGTTTCCCTGGTGAAACAGAAGAAGACTTCCAGGCCCTTTTAAGAGGTATCAAAGAAGCTCGCTTCAATCACCTTGGCGTATTCAAATACTCTGATGAGGAAGGGACTCCAGCAGTTCGTCTTAAGAACAAAGTTCCTCAAGAAGTGATCGATGAAAGATTCGAACAACTTTATGAAGCTCAAAAAGAAATTGCACGAGAACTTAACCAGGAATACCTGGGCAAGGTCATCGATGTGTTAGTAGAGGGGCAGCATGAAGAGACTGAGCTACTCCTGCAAGGTCGTCATGCTGGTCAGGCCCCTGATATCGACGGTAAAGTGATCATCAACGATGGTATGGCGAAGGCCGGTGACATCGTAAGAGTGGAGATCACTGACGTTCTTGATTACGACCTAGTTGGCAGAATTATCTAAATTTTAAGGGCAGCTTCGGCTGCCCTTCCTATATAAGTTTCACACTAAATAAAAGTCTCGATTTCCCTGTGCTACATCTGGCACATGAAAAAATTCATCACCCTCTCCCTCGCATTATTCTCACTCTCGCTTTTTGCCCAAGAGGTAAATGTTCGAGTCGTGAATCCCATTAAAAATCAAATTACTGATTTAGGAATTGGATCAAGAGTTCAACTTGATTTCAAAACTTATCGTGAGCAAAAGCCTGCGATTTTTCTTGGTCGAATGGTGACTCAGGATGGGAAGACCGCTGAATTTCTATTTCTAGATGAACAAAAAACTCGCATCACCATGATCGATCCACAAAATGTCAGTGGATTTAGAAAGAACACATTTCAAGCCATTATTAGTCCGATAGATCAACAAGGTTCAACTTGTACCGCCTACGGAGTTCTTCATTTTTGGGGACAAATGTACGAGGTAGGTTGGAAAGGAACTCCGGAACTAATGTCCGTGATGGAGTCTGATCGTCGTCGCATGCAGCTCTTAGAAGAAACGATTGATATCTATTATATTCAAAACAAAACTAACATTACGAGTCTCATGAAAATGCATGGGAAACGTTTTGGTTTCAACTGTCGTAACAATCCATTCAATAATTCAAGACAGGCAGCGGACTTCCTCTTTCAGAAAACCTCTGAAGGAAAACCAGTGCTGATCGATTTCAATATCGGTTCAGATATGGTGGCCTCGACTTATGAAGTGACGGACTATGAGACGCCGGTGAGTCGTGATCCACGTCTTTGGCTTCCCCGTAAAGTAGGGCAGAGAGCGACAAGTGGTCACGTGATTGTGGCGGCCGGAGCTTTCATTTCGAAAGGTCGCCGAAAACTTTTGGTACTTGATTCAAACTGGACTGAGCCGCGAGTATGGGACCTTGATCGTTATCTGGGATCAAAGGTGGCAATTAAAGAGATGGGATTTCATACGTGCAACTAATGATCTTTCAGCGCGTTCTTTTTCGCGTTTAGTTGCTCTTCGAGATCTCGAATTTCATCGTTAAGCTTGCTGTTTTTCGCTTCGTGCAGCTTATAGTGAAGAAGACCATAGGCCTGCTTATCTTTTAAGTCCTTAGTTAGAAGCTTTGTTTCCATCTGAGCAAGACCCAGTTCAACTTCTTTGACTTGAGCGGAGAGTTCCTTGAAGCGCAGGTCAATTTGCTGATGAAGGTTGTTGATGAGAGCAGAAGTTTGCGTCACAACGGCCGTTACGATCACGTCATCTTTGATCTTTCTTTTCTTACCAAACAGTCTTTCAAGCATAGAGCACCTCTAGTCCTATCATAGAGCAAAATGACTTTACGTGCCTCCCAAGGCAAGAATCTCCTAGTAGTTGAGGTCGCTTTTTGACTTATAATAAATGAAAATTTAAGGAGTTATCTGGTGAAAAAGCTGACAATCGTACTTGGTCTTTTACTTGCGTTCAACGTTCTCGCTCAAGAAGTAGTGAGTGAACCAGGTTGGAAGACGTCGCTTAGAAGTTTTGTCACTCGAGTAGCTGGAGCAGAGTGGGGAAATAAACTACTCGGAGCAGCTCCTGCTCCCGAAGCTCCGGAAGTCGTCATGCCGACCATTCCTCAACAAGTAAAAAAAGCAACTGATGTTGAGAGTTACAGCAAGAAAGTAAAAGAACCGACTGAATACGATCGTCTTCCTGTAGAAAGAAAAAAACAATTTGATTACAAGTTTGTTGAAGAACTCTTTCAAGTCACAAGAAAAACTCAAGCGAAGGATGAAGATCTTTCAAGCTGGTTAAACACTTTAGACCAGGGTGGATCTCGTGAAGGGATTTATCAGGCGCTGGTTTTAGATGAAGTGTATAACGGTCTAGAGAGCATTGAAGAAAAACCATCTGCCAGACTTCTGAACTTTTGCTTAATGTTCAGCCAGAAATTTCTGAATCAGACATTTAAGACTGAATCTCTTAATCAGCTGAATCTTTATTCGCTGAAGAGAATTTTTACAGAAAAGGGTCTGGATCTGATGGAATATTATGAGTCGAGAGATTTGGATGCTCTTTATCGTTGGTACGCTTTGTTCTCTGCAGAAGTGGCTAAAGATTACGAACCACTTTTAAAGTCTGAAATCAGAAAAGAGCCATCTGCGAAATATCATTATGAGTGGGCGAAGAGTATGCCCATTCAGCACATTAAGTCTGAATTCATTATCAAACTTCACACTGTGATGAACGGGCTTCAACTGCTAAATGATTAGAGAGTAAAGTCCTTACAAGGATTATTGGCCGGTGAGCTTTTCTGACGGTAAAGCTCACCATAGAGCTTCTTCGTTTCCTTCCTCACTGATTCTGCCATGTCATAAGTCTTCTCAAGCGCCTCATCAGAAAATTTCTGATTTAACTTTGAATTAAGTGCTTCATAAGTAGAGCCAACTCTACGTTTTAAGTCAGATTGAATTGCTCTCTTTCGTTCGATCATTTTGATTTCATCGACTTTTCTCTGAATCTGGATCGCCACCACATCGGCCTTAAGATAGTTCGGTGGATTATTACGATACATCTCCAGGTCTTTCTGAACTGAGGCGATAGCGGCATTGTAATCTGCTTTTAAAATGGCAATTCCTTCTTCATGCTTAAAGAGTTCGGCCTCATTTGAATAATTCTGATTCAGAATCTTCTTAACTTCTGAACCTACATCAAAGATGCCTTTTTTCATTTGCTCATATTCAAGCTGGTAGTTTCTGTAATTTGTAAGGGCCGCTCGCAGCGGTTTGGTATCAATCACGTTTGCTTGAACTTGATCGATATCGCCTAAAAATTTCATGAGGTCAGTGTAGTCATCGCGAATCTGACAAGAGAGCTGATCGAATTCGGCCTGCGAACGACCATAGTTTCTCGTGAAACCATTGTACTTTTTCTCGTGCTTTAAAAATGGCAGCATCAGAGTATAGAGATATTCACTCGTATATTTTCCAGCTTCAGTCGAAATCATAGGATAGTCAGCTGCCTGACTTTTTTCTCTCGCTTCTAAAAAAATTTCTTCCAGGTTTCGTCCTGATTTAAGTCCATCAGTGAAATTTCCGGGGAAGTCAGTTTTAACTTTTTTAAAGAAGTAGTTAGTATATCCGCCAGTATAGCCAGGGTGATCTGTACCCGTACTTGAGATGACACAGGTTTTAGAACTCGCGAGTTTTTGAGTGTTGCCCGAGTAGCAACTCAAGTCGACGATGGCAAGTTTAACACCCTTTTCTTCCGCTAGTTTTACCACTTCTTCAAGAGTGTCCAACGAACCCATCTTAGCACCTTCAAGGTTCTCTAAATTCTTGGCCTCAGCTCCTGCGAACGCTATACTATGAGATTTTTGATCATCTCGTTTTTTCGCTCCATGGGTCTCGAAAACCACCATGAGCTTATCACCGGATTTAAGCGTTCCGTTTTGAAGTTTGGTTTTCATGTCACTGAGAATGCGCTCGTAATTGGCCTGATCAAAACTTCCCAGATTCTTTGAACCTGAGAATTCACCACGAATGATGCTTTCAGTTTTTGAATGTCCACCATTCACACTCAGAGTGGTGTCCCAACCAGGGCTCTTAGTGAATTTACCGACTGATTTAATGTTTTCATCAAAGATTGTTTCCGATCCTTTTGGCTCACCACCAGCACCCATAAAATAGAGCTGCTTACTTTCAGCAAGTGCCACTGGAGAAATGAGGAATGTGAAATAGAATAGAAAATGTTTCATAATTATTTCTCACAATCTTTTTTGGATTTTAACGAGATGAAAGAATCGTGTTCAGGATTTAGTGGATCAGGAAGACGGATGTTAATCTTACTAATTTTCTTGATTGAGCCCTTCGTTCCTTCCATCGGTTTAGGAATGACTGCCTCAATACTTGTTGGTTTATCTAGGTAGGCAGCGAACGTTGCAACGTCATCACCGTTAACAGCGAAATCAAGCTGCGAACGAGTGCCACCATGAACGAGATACACCAATTGGTCTTTCTCATTTTTGATGAGTCGTCCGTGCATGGAATAGACACCACAACCTTTAAAGTCAGCAGCGGCCAACCCGGTCAAAGGAATAGAAATTAGGATTAAAATTAATAGCTTATTCATCTCCGATCTTATCGGAGTTTTTTATTTAGAATTAAGTGTAGAAGGGATTTTCCACTTCAAATAGGGCGTGGAGCAGGCGCTCAACCCCTAGGGCGATTCCGGCGGAAGGAGGCAGTCCTTTTCTCATAGTTGCATAGAATTGCAGGGGCTTAGGTAACTCATATCCGTAGAGCTGCTTTTTAAGGAGGTTCTGCTCGGAAAAACGTCTTTCCTGCTCAGTACTGTCAGTTAATTCGTTAAAACAGTTACATAGCTCGATGGCGTTTATATACACCTCAAATCTTTCACAGACACGAGGATCACTTGCCTTCAAAGTTGAAAGCGCACTTAAAGGAGCTGGGAATTCTGTAATCATGAGAAGCGGGTACTTCGTCAGCACAGGCTCAATACGATTGAGATAAAGAAGGAAGAAGTAATCGTCCCATTGCAGTTCAGCTTGAGGCACAGGTACATCAGGGAACTGTTTTAACAGTTCTTTGATTGAAGGCACGTCTAAGTAATTTAGAACATCGATTCCAAGTTCTTCCTGGAAAAGTTCCTGCATGGTTTTTTTCACCAGCACTTGTCCCTGCATTTCTTTTCGAAGTGGTAGTTTCTTCTTCATGCCTTCTTTCATGGCAAATTGAATAAGCCCTTCTACATCTCGCATGATCATTTCATAACGTTCGTGTTTTCTGTACCACTCGAGCATGAGGAATTGCGGACGATGAATTGGCGATTCAGGCTCATCACGAAAACAATAAGACAGAGAAAAAATTTTATCGAAACCTTCATCACTGGCCAAAAGTTCCTTCATGCAAAATTCTGGCGATGTGTGAAGATAAAGTGGTTTATTTTTCTTTTGTTGAACTGAATGAAGTTGGAACGGGTGGATATGCACTTCCATTCCAGGATTTTCCACGGCCGGGGGAGTTAATACATCCAAGAAGCCTTGCTCCTGGAAATAGTTCCGTATAATCTGGATGAGTTCAAACTGGTAACGAAGACGCATGGATTTTCACCGTATAAAACAAATTGTTCAGACAGAGCATACCCTCCAGGATAATGAGTGGAAAGGGGCCGTGGTCTTTTTGTGTAATGAAGAGTTTGTGTTCTTCATTAAGCGCTCAGATAAGATGCCTACACATGGTGGTCAGATGGCCTTCGTCGGTGGCCACAAAAAAGATGGAGAGAATCCATGGGAAGTGGCCCAACGAGAGTTTGAAGAAGAGACGAGTCTTTCGCGAGAAAGTCTCGACTTCATGGGCTTCTTGCCGATTGTAATGACTGCCCGAATGCAGCCCATTGTTCCAGTGATGTGTTTCCTTAAAATGAGCACTCAGGACTTTCTTCGTGATGTTAAATCTAATGGAGAGTGGGTCGATATCGTGGCCTACCCTTGGAAAGAACTTATTCAGGAAGATAACTGGCAGTTCGCTTGGCGTAATGGTTACGCTAAATTCCCGGTTTTATTTCACCCAATGCGTAGAGGAAGCTTCATTCCTTATTCTCAGGACTATCATACCCATTTATTGTGGGGAGCGACGGCCGCGATGGTATGGGATTTCTTACGGCTTTACTATAAGTCATCTGACGGTTAATACTAGCGTGCATTAAAAGGAAGCTTTCATGGATTTGCAGAGTCTCGTGTTGGAAAATATTGAAGTCTACGTTAGTGGTTTTATCGTTCTTGGTGGGGCCCTCTTTTATTATTTCTATCGCTTAAAACAGGCCGAGAAAAAACTCGAAGATAAAGTTGAAAAGATTGAAGAAATACTTGAGCAGAAGATCGAAGAGATTAAAGCTCCGGTTGAAATTCCAAAAATCTCTTGGACGCAACGTCTATCACTTGGTTTGGAAAAATCCCGCTCTGAAGTTTGGGGAAAAATCGGACAATTATTTTCAGGTGAAACTCCTCACTTAGATGAAATCGAAGAAGTTCTTTATACGGCTGACATCCCAACTGGAATGGTTCAGCAGCTTCTTGAAAAGTTAGAGAAAGAAGGCAAAGGCAAAGAGGCCGGCGATATTCAAAAACTTGTTTATGGTTTCATGAAAGATAAGATGGAACCAGTTCAGCATAACATTCATAAAGATGTTTTTAATTTTCATGCTAACGAAAAGAAGACCCGTGTTTTCATGATCGTGGGTGTGAACGGTGCTGGGAAGACAACAACGATTGGTAAGCTTGCAACGAAATTAAAATCTCAAGGTGCCAAAGTTATCGTGGGAGCTTGTGATACGTTCCGTGCTGCGGCCGTTGACCAACTTCAGGTGTGGTGTGACCGCGCCGGCGTGGACATGGTTCGTGCTAAAGATGGAGCGGATCCAAGTGGCGTGGCTTATGACACAGTTGCTAAGGCTTTCAGTGAAAATTACGATTACTGCTTAATCGACACCGCCGGACGACTTCATACCAACCAAAACTTAATGGATGAGCTCACTAAAACGAAGCGAGTGATGGCGAAAATCAACCCGGAAGCTCCTCAGGAGGTCCTCCTGGTCTTAGATGCGATTACCGGACAAAATGCCTTGAAACAGGCCCAGGAATTTCATAAAGCTCTTCAACTTACTGGAATCATATTCACAAAGTGCGACGGCTCGGCGAAAGCGGGGAGTGCGGTTGGAATTGTGGACCAACTTCGCGTGCCGATTACCTATATCGGGGTGGGCGAATCGGTGGATGATTTGCACCTCTTCGACCTCGATTTGTATCTCAAAACTTTAGTTGGCCTGGAGTCACCTTAAGCTACTGAAATGACAAGTATTGCCCGTCCGTCTTCATTGACTTTTATCCGGGTGTGGCCTACCTTATTTCTATGACCGAAAGTCAGGAAAAAGAGTTTAATGTTTTGGGTTGCAAGGTAAAGCTGCGACCTGATCAGAACGATAGTCACAATGCAAAGGCAGTGATCGATCTTGTTATGTCTGAAATTCAGGATCTCAAGATGAAACGACCTTTGCTTAAAGATACTGATGTCGCCGTTTTAGTTGCACTAAAAATTGCGACCGAGAAATTGCAGCTGGAAGATGAGTACAAATCAAACATCTTAAAGTTAGAGAATTCTTTGGAATCAGTACTTGAACTTGTGAGCGTTGAAGCGAATTAATGAATAAAGAAAGTCTACGAGCTGAATTGCTATTAAGACTTACTTCTTTGCCCAATGATTCCATTCAATCGTTAAGTTTTTCGCTTACTAATCAGCTCATCAAACTTTTTCACTTTATCCCTGAACTTCAAGGTCAAGTTGGCGCTGGCTATTTGCCACTCAAGGCGGAGATCGCTCCGGTTTATCAAGAATTGTTTAGAGCAATTCCATTAAGCCTCGCGTATCCGGTTTTAGTACAAGGACAAATGCACTTCGCACTTCCGCAAGGAATGCCGAAGGGGTCGACTTGGTTGGAGCCTCCGTACCACATGGTTGATCCTGAGTGGCTACTGGTACCCGGTGTCGGTTTTGATAAAAACGGCGCACGATTAGGAAGAGGGAAGGCATTTTATGACCGCTACCTCGAAGGCAAAGACGTTTTGAAGATTGGTCTCGCGTGGAGCGAGCAGATAGTAGACAAGATTCCAGTGGAGGCACATGACAGCCACATGGACTATATAATAACGGAAGAATTTTGTTGGGATGTAAACCAACAGAAAAGATTTTAAGGGGAATATATGAATCCAATGATGATGGCCGTAGTTGGCGTGATCGTTGGTGCAATCGTAGCTTACCTAGCGGTATCTATGAAGAATGCATCAGCTCAGAAGTCCAAAGAGGGCGCGGCACAAGATATCCTGGCAAAAGCTCAGGCAGACGCTGAAGAAGTTAAGAAGAAAGCTGAAGAAAAAGCGAAACAAATTGTTCGTGATGAAAGAAACCGACTTGAAGATGAAATGGAGAAAAAGAAAAAGCACCTTTCTGATTTCGAGCGCGGCCTGACTAAAAAAGAAGTGGCCCTAGAGCAGAAGACTGAACAAATTCAAAAAGACACTGACCGTGTTAAAGCAAAAGAAACTGAAATCGAAACTCGCGTTCAGAAACTTGATGCTGAAATCAAAAAGAACATTGAAATCCAGGACGACCTTGCTAACAAGCTAACTCAGGTTGCTGGTCTTACAAAAGAACAAGCTAAAAACGAACTTATCGCTCAAGTTGA
Encoded here:
- the mtgA gene encoding monofunctional biosynthetic peptidoglycan transglycosylase, yielding MGYIRRGYAKVKPVAKKLHKIFLWSVFAFFVSTALTVLAYRWLPIYATPLVLLRSAEYALDGKWVSVHKDWTPIEEISPHLQKAVIASEDPKFLSHNGFDFEAIAKAIDANKRRKVKMGASTISQQTAKNVFLYPSRTYLRKGLEVYFTVLIEAMWDKKRILEVYLNVIELGHGIYGAEAASQYYWKKPASKLAQGEAQLFAAILPNPRRWSPKKPTNFVLRRRNFIRRNLVLLGHGYFKPLSDS
- the rimO gene encoding 30S ribosomal protein S12 methylthiotransferase RimO, whose translation is MSLDTKKFQEKSLYFTSLGCSKNLVDSQVMLGHLKLDGFTIAQAPEDAEVIIVNTCSFVEAAKVESIETVLDLATYKEDGKCQALVMSGCMAQRYAGELEAEMPEIDMFIGTGEYHKIVPLLKAMEDGKLEKKSFVEIPKFIHTEFDPRLNTSPFYMAWLKISEGCNRNCTFCIIPTLRGKLRSRTVDSLVAEAEQLAKTGVRELNLISQDFSDYGVDLEGGGKKDGKNPMIYELLSRLEKVEGIDWVRVFYFYPDDLTEDVMDLMASSKKITKYLDMPVQHFADGVLKRMNRRVTEEVIHQKIKTLREKIPGIVLRTSIIVGFPGETEEDFQALLRGIKEARFNHLGVFKYSDEEGTPAVRLKNKVPQEVIDERFEQLYEAQKEIARELNQEYLGKVIDVLVEGQHEETELLLQGRHAGQAPDIDGKVIINDGMAKAGDIVRVEITDVLDYDLVGRII
- a CDS encoding amino acid--tRNA ligase-related protein; translated protein: MRLRYQFELIQIIRNYFQEQGFLDVLTPPAVENPGMEVHIHPFQLHSVQQKKNKPLYLHTSPEFCMKELLASDEGFDKIFSLSYCFRDEPESPIHRPQFLMLEWYRKHERYEMIMRDVEGLIQFAMKEGMKKKLPLRKEMQGQVLVKKTMQELFQEELGIDVLNYLDVPSIKELLKQFPDVPVPQAELQWDDYFFLLYLNRIEPVLTKYPLLMITEFPAPLSALSTLKASDPRVCERFEVYINAIELCNCFNELTDSTEQERRFSEQNLLKKQLYGYELPKPLQFYATMRKGLPPSAGIALGVERLLHALFEVENPFYT
- a CDS encoding NUDIX hydrolase, giving the protein MDFHRIKQIVQTEHTLQDNEWKGAVVFLCNEEFVFFIKRSDKMPTHGGQMAFVGGHKKDGENPWEVAQREFEEETSLSRESLDFMGFLPIVMTARMQPIVPVMCFLKMSTQDFLRDVKSNGEWVDIVAYPWKELIQEDNWQFAWRNGYAKFPVLFHPMRRGSFIPYSQDYHTHLLWGATAAMVWDFLRLYYKSSDG
- the ftsY gene encoding signal recognition particle-docking protein FtsY is translated as MDLQSLVLENIEVYVSGFIVLGGALFYYFYRLKQAEKKLEDKVEKIEEILEQKIEEIKAPVEIPKISWTQRLSLGLEKSRSEVWGKIGQLFSGETPHLDEIEEVLYTADIPTGMVQQLLEKLEKEGKGKEAGDIQKLVYGFMKDKMEPVQHNIHKDVFNFHANEKKTRVFMIVGVNGAGKTTTIGKLATKLKSQGAKVIVGACDTFRAAAVDQLQVWCDRAGVDMVRAKDGADPSGVAYDTVAKAFSENYDYCLIDTAGRLHTNQNLMDELTKTKRVMAKINPEAPQEVLLVLDAITGQNALKQAQEFHKALQLTGIIFTKCDGSAKAGSAVGIVDQLRVPITYIGVGESVDDLHLFDLDLYLKTLVGLESP
- the zapA gene encoding cell division protein ZapA, which translates into the protein MTESQEKEFNVLGCKVKLRPDQNDSHNAKAVIDLVMSEIQDLKMKRPLLKDTDVAVLVALKIATEKLQLEDEYKSNILKLENSLESVLELVSVEAN
- a CDS encoding 5-formyltetrahydrofolate cyclo-ligase; translation: MNKESLRAELLLRLTSLPNDSIQSLSFSLTNQLIKLFHFIPELQGQVGAGYLPLKAEIAPVYQELFRAIPLSLAYPVLVQGQMHFALPQGMPKGSTWLEPPYHMVDPEWLLVPGVGFDKNGARLGRGKAFYDRYLEGKDVLKIGLAWSEQIVDKIPVEAHDSHMDYIITEEFCWDVNQQKRF